In a single window of the Micromonospora sp. WMMD1155 genome:
- a CDS encoding plastocyanin/azurin family copper-binding protein, translating into MPRRMTAVLAALLLTVTPWVATPASAAPRAAAQVLTWTADGDITRYKTAPATAVAGETTIIWENSEATGNTIGMPHTLTFDTSTEGYNHDVTLNILASPFDANNGRHQATVTLTPGRYRYFCSIPGHSQMVGELVVTEGGGGGDTTPPTVTATVAGDQDPDGDYLGAATVTVTATDADSGVETVEYQVDDTSFAPYTGPVRVTAIGDHSVQFRATDQAGNTSAVGSVSFRIVEPGQEDTTPPEVTAALTGDRDGDGNYVGTATATITATDSGSGVATIEYSLDGAAFTAYTSPVVVTAVGMHMLHYRATDVAGNTSAEQMSHFTVVEPPAEDTTPPTVTATVTGDRNDDGAYVGGATVTVTATDADSGVASVEYALDTGAWTAYTAPVTVRATGAHTVRFRATDTAGNAAAEQSTTFTVVADGTDACPESDTRATVVIDGDDTGVRNVDTGNGCTINDLIDEHADYPGHAEFVRHVEAVTLALVTGGTLDRRQQGAIVRAAARSDVGA; encoded by the coding sequence ATGCCCCGACGAATGACGGCAGTGCTGGCGGCGCTCCTGCTCACGGTGACCCCGTGGGTGGCGACGCCGGCCTCCGCCGCCCCCCGAGCCGCGGCACAGGTGCTGACCTGGACCGCCGACGGCGACATCACCCGCTACAAGACCGCGCCCGCCACCGCCGTGGCCGGCGAGACCACGATCATCTGGGAGAACAGCGAGGCCACCGGCAACACCATCGGGATGCCGCACACGCTGACCTTCGACACCAGCACCGAGGGTTACAACCACGACGTCACGCTGAACATCCTGGCCAGTCCGTTCGACGCCAACAACGGCCGCCACCAGGCGACGGTGACCCTCACCCCGGGCCGGTACCGGTACTTCTGCTCGATCCCCGGCCACAGCCAGATGGTCGGCGAGTTGGTGGTCACCGAGGGCGGCGGGGGTGGCGACACCACACCGCCGACGGTGACTGCCACCGTGGCGGGTGACCAGGACCCCGACGGCGACTACCTCGGCGCGGCCACGGTGACCGTCACGGCCACCGACGCCGACTCCGGGGTGGAGACCGTCGAGTACCAGGTCGACGACACCAGCTTCGCGCCGTACACCGGGCCGGTGCGGGTGACCGCGATCGGCGACCACTCGGTGCAGTTCCGGGCCACCGACCAGGCCGGCAACACCAGTGCCGTCGGCTCGGTGTCGTTCCGGATCGTCGAACCGGGGCAGGAGGACACCACCCCGCCGGAGGTGACGGCCGCGTTGACCGGCGACCGCGACGGCGACGGCAACTACGTCGGTACGGCCACCGCCACGATCACCGCCACCGACAGCGGCTCCGGTGTCGCCACCATCGAGTACTCGTTGGACGGCGCTGCCTTCACCGCATACACGAGCCCGGTCGTCGTGACAGCGGTCGGGATGCACATGCTGCACTACCGGGCCACCGACGTCGCCGGTAACACCTCGGCCGAGCAGATGTCCCACTTCACCGTCGTCGAACCGCCGGCCGAGGACACCACACCACCCACCGTCACCGCCACGGTGACCGGTGACCGCAACGACGACGGCGCGTACGTCGGCGGCGCGACGGTGACCGTCACCGCCACCGACGCCGACTCGGGTGTGGCGAGCGTGGAGTACGCGCTCGACACCGGCGCCTGGACCGCGTACACCGCTCCGGTCACCGTTCGCGCCACCGGGGCGCACACGGTGCGCTTCCGGGCGACCGACACCGCCGGGAACGCCGCCGCCGAACAGTCGACGACGTTCACCGTGGTGGCCGACGGCACCGACGCCTGCCCCGAGTCCGACACCCGGGCGACGGTGGTCATCGACGGTGACGACACCGGTGTCCGCAACGTCGACACCGGCAACGGCTGCACCATCAACGATCTGATCGACGAACACGCCGACTACCCCGGCCACGCCGAATTCGTCCGGCACGTCGAGGCGGTCACCCTCGCGTTGGTGACCGGCGGAACGCTCGACCGGCGGCAGCAGGGCGCCATCGTCCGGGCCGCGGCCCGATCGGACGTCGGCGCATGA
- a CDS encoding ThuA domain-containing protein yields MTRTIRRTLAAVAAVATLIPATTAAAAPRTAAAPQAAQAQRTAVLVFHGPVAEQQDPVARAVDTIEQLAAGHDIDVTATTDPGVFTTAGLSAYRSVVFLSATGAALNRDQESALQSYMKAGGGFVGIADAARAQVDSAWFTGLIGTRPAGAIPVAEPVARVTASGENPPNETKEKLTDGDANTKWLVRTPTGWVAYELAAAKRVTGYALTSANDSSGRDPKDWTLQGSTDGQSWTDLDRRTGQTFPDRFQTRRFDIATPQEFTRYRLNITANSGEPLTQLADLRLFTGSTTAPEPPAVNRAVVNILDRKHPATASLPLTITRSDRWDNWDPNPIGAVHTLAQVEERHYDPGAAANGPFHPVSWCRDYDGGRSFYTGMGHTEGSYGEEAFRTHLTGALNWTTGRVRGDCQATIAANYKVERLTAANQTGQLDQIGEPHGLTIAPDGTVFYVGKAACPSGPIADWNNPNVGKGCGTIHSWDPRTKQVKLLTTLEVMGNRGSGSELVKNEEGLLGIVPDPEFAENGWLYVYWMPHESIDRVKRVGQRTVSRFTYDRQAQTVDQSTRKDLLQFPVQIHSCCHAGGGMAFDAEGNLYVGSGDNNSSEGSQGYSGNNWTQEYEGISFQDARRTSGNTNDLAGKIIRIHPEADGTYTIPEGNLFPPGTEKTRPEIYVMGVRNIARLQIDPKHQWLTAGWVGPDASSPSPTLGPAKYETATIITSAGNQGWPYCMGNRQPYRDRSNTDATVLTGWYDCDDLKNESPRNTGLVDIPAARDNMIWYSPDGGGPVFPKRTDGSDLPTYVAADATYTQPYLRGGGQAIMSGPTYHRSLVDADSGVAWPEHWDGKWFIGDQSNAANRVAVTVDPAGVPQAAPPVYAESLRAIIPGGNGDTRLQSWMDAKFGPDGALYLLDYGGGFFSLHPNQKLIRITYTGGAPTPVPAANSVAVQNKPLTIAFDGARSGGVSHRWEFGDGATSTEANPRHTYAEVGTYTAKLTVTYADGEKATVQSTVTVGCAVPDERQNVWLGDTDTGVPSRTVGQGCTANDLIDDESTWADHDGFVRHVKAVAQALQDDDLLSAREAGTLTRLAAASEIGRDGHTGYEPLFDGTAESLRGWQQAPTGSFAIQPDGSLRPSGGLGMLWHTKELGDFSLRLQFKDIAPGTGRANTGVFTRFPDLRTPLEQRPPGSCGTVGSARTSAAWMAIYCGHEIQIYDGETGEPQKTGSVYNFDAVPLAQAGVTPKNEWNDYEIRVVGQHYTMIRNGVVINEFDNTPGKQSSRAGDPPTDLRQFLRGFIGLQNHGDNDLAEFRNVRVREL; encoded by the coding sequence ATGACCAGGACGATACGACGAACCCTCGCCGCGGTAGCGGCCGTCGCGACACTGATTCCCGCGACGACGGCGGCAGCCGCGCCGCGAACGGCAGCCGCCCCGCAGGCGGCGCAGGCACAGCGCACAGCGGTCCTCGTGTTCCACGGGCCGGTGGCCGAGCAACAGGACCCGGTGGCCCGCGCGGTGGACACCATCGAACAGCTTGCTGCCGGTCATGACATCGATGTCACGGCCACCACGGACCCTGGCGTGTTCACCACGGCGGGGCTGTCCGCGTACCGCAGCGTGGTCTTCCTCTCCGCGACGGGCGCCGCGCTCAACCGCGACCAGGAGTCGGCACTGCAGAGCTACATGAAGGCCGGCGGCGGTTTCGTCGGCATCGCCGACGCCGCCCGCGCCCAGGTCGACTCGGCCTGGTTCACCGGCCTGATCGGCACCCGCCCGGCCGGCGCCATCCCGGTGGCCGAGCCGGTCGCCCGGGTGACCGCCAGCGGCGAGAACCCGCCGAACGAGACCAAGGAGAAGCTGACCGACGGCGACGCCAACACGAAGTGGCTGGTCCGCACCCCGACCGGTTGGGTGGCCTACGAGCTGGCCGCCGCCAAGCGGGTGACCGGGTACGCCTTGACGTCGGCCAACGACTCCTCCGGCCGCGACCCGAAGGACTGGACCCTGCAGGGCTCCACCGACGGCCAGAGCTGGACCGATCTGGATCGGCGCACCGGCCAGACCTTCCCGGACCGGTTCCAGACCCGCCGGTTCGACATCGCCACCCCGCAGGAGTTCACCCGCTACCGCCTGAACATCACCGCGAACAGCGGCGAGCCGCTGACCCAGCTCGCCGACCTGCGCCTGTTCACCGGCAGCACCACCGCGCCGGAGCCGCCCGCGGTGAACCGTGCGGTGGTGAACATCCTGGACCGCAAACACCCGGCCACGGCGTCACTGCCGCTGACCATCACCCGCTCCGACCGGTGGGACAACTGGGACCCCAACCCGATCGGCGCCGTGCACACCCTCGCCCAGGTGGAGGAGCGGCACTACGACCCGGGTGCGGCCGCCAACGGCCCGTTCCACCCGGTCTCCTGGTGCCGGGACTACGACGGTGGCCGGTCGTTCTACACCGGCATGGGCCACACCGAGGGCAGCTACGGCGAGGAGGCGTTCCGCACCCACCTCACCGGGGCGCTGAACTGGACCACCGGCCGCGTCCGCGGCGACTGCCAGGCCACGATCGCCGCGAACTACAAGGTGGAGCGGCTCACCGCCGCCAACCAGACCGGCCAGCTCGACCAGATCGGCGAACCGCACGGGCTCACCATCGCACCCGACGGCACCGTCTTCTACGTCGGCAAGGCGGCCTGCCCGAGCGGCCCGATCGCGGACTGGAACAACCCGAACGTCGGCAAGGGCTGCGGCACCATCCACTCCTGGGACCCGCGGACCAAGCAGGTCAAGCTGCTCACCACCCTGGAGGTGATGGGCAACCGGGGCAGCGGCTCCGAGCTGGTCAAGAACGAGGAGGGTCTGCTCGGCATCGTGCCCGACCCCGAATTCGCCGAGAACGGCTGGCTCTACGTCTACTGGATGCCGCACGAGTCGATCGACCGGGTGAAGCGGGTCGGGCAGCGCACCGTCTCCCGGTTCACCTACGACCGGCAGGCGCAGACCGTCGACCAGAGCACCCGCAAGGACCTGCTGCAGTTCCCGGTGCAGATCCACAGCTGCTGCCACGCCGGTGGTGGCATGGCGTTCGACGCCGAGGGCAACCTCTACGTCGGCTCCGGCGACAACAACTCCTCCGAGGGGTCGCAGGGCTACTCCGGCAACAACTGGACCCAGGAGTACGAGGGCATCTCGTTCCAGGACGCCCGCCGCACCTCGGGTAACACCAACGACCTCGCCGGAAAGATCATCCGGATTCACCCGGAGGCGGACGGCACGTACACCATCCCGGAGGGGAACCTGTTCCCGCCGGGCACCGAGAAGACCCGCCCGGAGATCTACGTGATGGGCGTGCGCAACATCGCCCGCCTGCAGATCGACCCGAAGCACCAGTGGCTGACCGCCGGCTGGGTCGGCCCGGACGCCTCGTCGCCCAGCCCCACCCTGGGCCCGGCGAAGTACGAGACCGCCACCATCATCACCTCCGCCGGTAACCAGGGCTGGCCGTACTGCATGGGCAACCGGCAGCCGTACCGGGATCGCAGCAACACCGACGCGACGGTCCTGACCGGCTGGTACGACTGCGACGACCTGAAGAACGAGTCGCCCCGTAACACCGGGCTGGTGGACATCCCGGCTGCCCGGGACAACATGATCTGGTATTCGCCCGACGGCGGCGGCCCGGTGTTCCCGAAGCGCACCGACGGCAGCGACCTCCCGACGTACGTCGCGGCCGACGCCACCTACACCCAGCCGTACCTGCGCGGCGGCGGGCAGGCCATCATGTCCGGCCCGACGTACCACCGCAGCCTCGTCGACGCCGACAGCGGTGTGGCGTGGCCGGAGCACTGGGACGGCAAGTGGTTCATCGGCGACCAGTCGAACGCCGCCAACCGGGTCGCGGTGACTGTCGACCCGGCCGGTGTGCCGCAGGCGGCCCCACCGGTGTACGCCGAGTCGCTGCGGGCCATCATTCCCGGCGGTAACGGCGACACCCGGTTGCAGAGCTGGATGGACGCGAAGTTCGGCCCGGACGGCGCGCTCTACCTGCTGGACTACGGCGGCGGGTTCTTCAGCCTGCACCCCAACCAGAAGCTGATCCGGATCACCTACACCGGTGGCGCACCCACCCCGGTACCGGCGGCGAACTCGGTCGCCGTGCAGAACAAGCCCCTGACCATCGCCTTCGACGGTGCCCGCTCCGGCGGGGTCAGCCACCGGTGGGAGTTCGGCGACGGTGCCACGTCGACCGAGGCGAACCCCCGACACACGTACGCCGAGGTCGGCACCTACACCGCGAAGCTGACCGTCACGTACGCCGACGGTGAGAAGGCGACGGTGCAGAGCACGGTCACGGTGGGCTGCGCGGTGCCGGACGAGCGGCAGAACGTGTGGCTCGGCGACACCGACACCGGCGTGCCCAGTCGTACGGTCGGGCAGGGCTGCACGGCCAACGACCTGATCGACGACGAGAGCACGTGGGCCGACCACGACGGTTTCGTCCGGCACGTCAAGGCGGTGGCCCAGGCGTTGCAGGACGACGACCTGCTCAGCGCCCGGGAGGCCGGCACGCTCACCCGGCTGGCCGCCGCGTCCGAGATCGGCCGGGACGGGCACACCGGGTACGAGCCGCTCTTCGACGGCACCGCCGAGTCGCTGCGCGGTTGGCAGCAGGCGCCGACCGGGTCGTTCGCGATCCAGCCGGACGGTTCGTTGCGGCCCAGCGGAGGTCTGGGCATGCTCTGGCACACCAAGGAACTCGGCGACTTTTCGCTGCGGCTCCAGTTCAAGGACATCGCACCGGGCACCGGCCGGGCCAACACCGGGGTCTTCACCCGGTTCCCGGACCTGCGAACCCCTCTGGAGCAGCGCCCACCGGGCAGTTGCGGCACCGTCGGCTCGGCCCGGACCTCGGCCGCGTGGATGGCGATCTACTGCGGACACGAGATCCAGATCTACGACGGTGAGACCGGCGAGCCACAGAAGACCGGCTCGGTCTACAACTTCGACGCGGTGCCGCTCGCCCAGGCCGGCGTCACCCCGAAGAACGAGTGGAACGACTACGAGATCCGCGTCGTCGGGCAGCACTACACGATGATCCGCAACGGCGTGGTGATCAACGAATTCGACAACACGCCCGGCAAACAGTCGTCGCGTGCCGGCGACCCGCCGACGGACCTGCGGCAGTTCCTGCGGGGCTTCATCGGTCTGCAGAACCACGGTGACAACGACCTGGCCGAGTTCCGCAACGTCCGCGTACGGGAACTCTAG
- a CDS encoding multicopper oxidase domain-containing protein, which translates to MDDHAGGPHRHLSRRSLIASGALAAGALGASAPAIGAAFGGSPARAAAGVTKKITIYAEQLPGNLFGYGLAPGQATVPGPVLEMYEGDTLEITLVNTTSQRLSIHPHGVDYSTDSDGSPFNASFNNPGETRTYVWRSHEMVAASGRRYMPGSAGYWHYHDHAMGTDHGTGGVARGLYGALIVRRRGDILPSKQFTAVFHDMTINNKMAPETPMFEANLGERVEWIAIGHGNLFHTFHLHAHRWADNRTGMLEGPSDPSLVVDNKDLNPGSSFGFQVLAGDGVGPGAWMYHCHVQTHSDGGMAGIFLVRNADGSMPPGAEEAIHRFQGHTHTHGS; encoded by the coding sequence ATGGACGATCACGCTGGTGGCCCTCACCGCCACCTCTCCCGCAGATCGCTGATCGCCAGCGGAGCGCTCGCCGCCGGAGCGCTGGGCGCGTCCGCCCCGGCGATCGGCGCCGCGTTCGGAGGCAGCCCCGCCCGGGCCGCCGCGGGCGTCACCAAGAAGATCACCATCTACGCTGAGCAGTTGCCGGGCAACCTGTTCGGCTACGGCCTGGCACCCGGCCAGGCCACCGTCCCGGGGCCGGTCCTGGAGATGTACGAGGGTGACACCCTGGAGATCACGCTGGTCAACACCACCAGCCAGCGGCTGTCGATCCATCCGCACGGGGTGGACTACAGCACCGACTCCGACGGTAGCCCGTTCAACGCCTCGTTCAACAACCCCGGCGAGACCAGGACGTACGTCTGGCGCTCCCACGAGATGGTGGCCGCGTCGGGTCGGCGGTACATGCCGGGCAGTGCCGGTTACTGGCACTACCACGACCACGCGATGGGCACCGACCACGGCACCGGCGGAGTCGCCAGGGGCCTGTACGGGGCGCTGATCGTCCGGCGGCGCGGCGACATCCTGCCGTCGAAGCAGTTCACCGCCGTGTTCCACGACATGACGATCAACAACAAGATGGCCCCGGAGACCCCGATGTTCGAGGCGAACCTGGGCGAGCGCGTCGAGTGGATCGCCATCGGGCACGGCAACCTGTTCCACACCTTCCACCTGCACGCCCACCGGTGGGCGGACAACCGCACCGGAATGCTGGAGGGGCCGAGCGACCCCAGCCTGGTCGTCGACAACAAGGACCTCAACCCGGGCAGTTCGTTCGGTTTCCAGGTGCTGGCCGGAGACGGCGTCGGACCGGGGGCGTGGATGTACCACTGCCACGTGCAGACGCACTCCGACGGCGGCATGGCCGGGATCTTCCTGGTGCGCAACGCCGACGGCAGCATGCCACCGGGCGCCGAAGAGGCGATCCACCGGTTCCAGGGCCACACCCACACGCACGGAAGCTGA
- a CDS encoding amino acid ABC transporter ATP-binding protein, whose translation MTTTPPRPAVEIRDLHKSFGPLEVLKGIDFEVGQGEVVCVIGPSGSGKSTLLRCVDLLEEPTAGRIWVNGVEMTDPDVEIDAARRSIGMVFQSFNLFPHLTVLNNLTIAQRRVLRRGRAEAERIARANLERVGLTDKADAFPAQLSGGQQQRAAIARSLSMEPKLMLFDEPTSALDPELVGDVLTVMRKLAEDGMTMMVVTHEMAFARDVADRVVFMDGGVVVEQGPPHEVLGDPKHERTRAFLSRVLDPTRVARLGQTDESPEPPEAPALPSDDRHAL comes from the coding sequence ATGACGACGACCCCGCCCCGCCCCGCCGTCGAGATCCGCGACCTGCACAAGTCCTTCGGCCCGCTGGAGGTGCTCAAGGGCATCGACTTCGAGGTCGGTCAGGGCGAGGTGGTCTGCGTCATCGGCCCGTCCGGGTCCGGCAAGTCGACGCTGCTGCGCTGCGTCGACCTGTTGGAGGAGCCGACGGCCGGGCGGATCTGGGTGAACGGGGTCGAGATGACCGACCCGGACGTCGAGATCGACGCGGCCCGCCGCAGCATCGGCATGGTCTTCCAGTCGTTCAACCTGTTTCCGCACCTGACCGTGCTGAACAACCTCACCATCGCCCAGCGTCGCGTGCTGCGGCGTGGCCGCGCCGAGGCCGAGCGGATCGCTCGGGCCAACCTGGAACGCGTCGGGCTGACCGACAAGGCCGACGCCTTCCCGGCGCAGCTCTCCGGCGGGCAGCAGCAGCGGGCCGCGATCGCCCGGTCGCTGTCGATGGAGCCGAAGCTGATGCTCTTCGACGAGCCGACCTCCGCGCTCGACCCCGAGCTGGTCGGCGACGTGCTCACCGTCATGCGCAAGCTGGCCGAGGACGGCATGACGATGATGGTGGTCACCCACGAGATGGCCTTCGCCCGCGACGTCGCCGACCGGGTGGTCTTCATGGACGGTGGGGTGGTGGTCGAGCAGGGACCGCCGCACGAGGTGCTCGGCGACCCGAAGCACGAGCGGACCCGCGCGTTCCTCTCCCGGGTCCTCGACCCGACCCGGGTCGCCCGACTCGGTCAGACCGACGAGTCGCCCGAGCCGCCGGAGGCCCCCGCCCTGCCGTCCGACGACCGCCACGCTCTCTGA
- a CDS encoding amino acid ABC transporter permease, producing the protein MKLRRRQRERLSLGIQYLVFIAVLAAVAFAADWGRLADAFFRVDIITSMFPTIITVALRNTVLYTLGAFAFGLVFGTVLALMRLSRVAPYRWVATAYIELFRGLPALLVLFLVGYGIPIAFPEREIPGGVFGSIAIGLGLTAAAYMAETIRAGIQAVPKGQMEAARTLGMSHFTAMRTIVIPQAFRIVIPPLTNELILLTKDSSLAYVLGVTAQTIEITKFGRDMLNDRVNATPLLVAGLAYLIITLPLSQVVRRLELRYAKAR; encoded by the coding sequence GTGAAGCTGCGACGCCGCCAGCGGGAGCGGCTGTCCCTCGGGATCCAGTACCTCGTCTTCATCGCCGTCCTCGCCGCGGTGGCGTTCGCCGCGGACTGGGGCCGGTTGGCCGACGCTTTCTTCCGGGTCGACATCATCACGTCGATGTTCCCGACGATCATCACCGTCGCGTTGCGCAACACCGTCCTCTACACGCTCGGGGCGTTCGCCTTCGGCCTCGTGTTCGGCACCGTCCTCGCGCTGATGCGGCTGTCCCGGGTGGCGCCGTACCGCTGGGTGGCGACGGCGTACATCGAGTTGTTCCGGGGTCTGCCCGCGCTGCTGGTGCTCTTCCTCGTCGGCTACGGCATCCCGATCGCCTTCCCCGAGCGGGAGATCCCCGGTGGCGTGTTCGGGTCCATCGCGATCGGTCTCGGGCTGACCGCCGCGGCCTACATGGCGGAGACCATCCGTGCCGGCATCCAGGCCGTCCCCAAGGGGCAGATGGAGGCGGCGCGCACCCTCGGCATGTCGCACTTCACCGCGATGCGCACGATCGTCATCCCGCAGGCGTTCCGGATCGTCATCCCGCCGCTGACCAACGAACTCATCCTGCTCACCAAGGACTCGTCGCTGGCGTACGTGCTGGGCGTGACGGCGCAGACCATCGAGATCACCAAGTTCGGTCGGGACATGCTCAACGACCGGGTGAACGCCACCCCGCTCCTGGTGGCCGGCCTCGCCTATCTGATCATCACTCTGCCCCTGTCCCAGGTGGTACGTCGCCTCGAACTCCGCTACGCCAAGGCCCGGTGA